A part of Chrysiogenia bacterium genomic DNA contains:
- a CDS encoding response regulator, with translation MTEQRSIEILVVDDSPTMRQLVVHGLRRLPGAKLEEAGDGVEACKKLAGKVYDLVMLDINMPLLDGLKVLAHIRSSKNNATTAVIMLTTEGGEVEKQRAGELGANAYLTKPTQAMVLQRTVKQILGIG, from the coding sequence GTGACAGAGCAGCGTTCCATCGAAATTCTTGTTGTCGACGATTCCCCCACCATGCGGCAGCTCGTGGTTCACGGACTGCGGCGGCTTCCGGGCGCAAAGCTCGAAGAGGCCGGCGACGGGGTTGAGGCCTGCAAGAAACTCGCGGGCAAGGTCTACGACCTCGTGATGCTGGACATCAACATGCCGCTGCTGGACGGGCTCAAGGTCCTGGCCCACATCCGCTCCTCGAAGAACAATGCAACGACCGCCGTCATCATGCTCACCACCGAGGGCGGCGAGGTTGAAAAGCAGCGCGCCGGCGAGCTGGGCGCCAACGCCTATCTGACCAAGCCCACGCAGGCCATGGTCCTCCAGCGCACGGTCAAACAGATTCTGGGCATCGGATAA
- a CDS encoding acyl-CoA dehydrogenase family protein: protein MAGDTLLDFYNLDELLTPEERLVRDSVRSWVQEKFMPRVQQSFRDGTFPTELIPDLGELGIFGVTIKGNGCPGLSYVAYGLAMQEIEAADSGLRSFASVQGGLSMTAIDLFGSDEQKSKYLPELASARMLSCFGLTEPDFGSNPGGMLTRAAKDGDEWVLNGTKMWITNGSVADIAVVWAKTEADDPKSIRGFIVPTDTPGFTANKITGKLSMRASITSELVLEDVRIPAGNMLPNVQGLKGPLSCLNHARYGIVWGVIGAARSCYEEALSYSKNRVQFDKPIAGYQLTQQKLTDMVQEITKAQLLSWRLGRLLDSGQCKPHHISLAKRNNVQMALDVARSARSILGGNGILDEYHSLRHAVNLETVYTYEGTHEMHTLMVGQAVTGIPAYS, encoded by the coding sequence ATGGCCGGCGATACGCTACTCGACTTCTACAATCTCGATGAACTGCTCACCCCCGAAGAAAGACTCGTGCGCGACAGCGTGCGCTCGTGGGTGCAGGAGAAATTCATGCCGCGCGTCCAGCAGAGCTTTCGCGATGGCACCTTCCCCACCGAGCTGATTCCCGATCTCGGGGAGCTGGGCATCTTCGGCGTCACCATCAAAGGCAACGGTTGTCCGGGTCTCTCGTACGTGGCCTACGGACTTGCAATGCAGGAAATCGAAGCCGCCGACTCGGGCCTTCGCAGCTTTGCCTCGGTGCAGGGCGGCCTCTCCATGACGGCCATCGATCTTTTCGGCAGCGATGAGCAGAAGAGCAAGTATCTTCCCGAGCTCGCCAGCGCGCGCATGCTCTCGTGCTTTGGCCTGACCGAACCCGACTTCGGCTCGAATCCCGGCGGCATGCTCACCCGCGCGGCAAAAGACGGCGACGAGTGGGTATTGAACGGCACGAAGATGTGGATCACCAACGGCAGCGTGGCCGACATCGCCGTGGTGTGGGCCAAGACCGAGGCCGACGATCCCAAAAGCATCCGTGGCTTTATCGTGCCGACCGACACGCCGGGCTTTACCGCCAACAAGATCACCGGCAAACTCTCCATGCGCGCGTCGATCACCTCGGAGCTCGTGCTCGAGGACGTGCGCATTCCCGCCGGCAACATGCTGCCCAATGTGCAGGGGCTCAAGGGCCCGCTTTCGTGCCTCAACCATGCCCGCTACGGCATCGTGTGGGGCGTCATCGGCGCCGCGCGCAGCTGCTATGAAGAGGCACTCTCTTACTCGAAGAACCGCGTGCAGTTCGACAAGCCCATTGCCGGCTATCAGCTCACGCAGCAGAAGCTCACCGACATGGTGCAGGAAATCACCAAGGCGCAGCTTCTTTCCTGGCGCCTTGGCCGCCTGCTCGATTCCGGGCAGTGCAAGCCCCACCACATCTCGCTGGCCAAGCGCAACAACGTGCAGATGGCCCTCGACGTGGCCCGCAGCGCCCGCAGCATCCTGGGCGGCAACGGCATCCTCGATGAATACCATTCGCTGCGCCACGCGGTGAACCTCGAAACGGTCTACACCTACGAAGGCACCCACGAGATGCACACCCTGATGGTGGGACAGGCGGTCACCGGCATTCCCGCTTATTCCTGA
- a CDS encoding response regulator — MAIGKARLLICEDDIPTLALLQKTFELAGCEVETATTGTVALYKLRANHYDLVVMDYHMPLKDAQDTMNELSKEGGKNTTPKILISAEDRSADAATLGFEAFYPKPITPDLAEAIIKTHVR; from the coding sequence GTGGCAATTGGTAAAGCGCGACTTCTAATCTGTGAGGATGACATCCCCACGCTGGCACTGCTGCAGAAGACCTTCGAGCTGGCAGGTTGCGAGGTGGAGACGGCGACGACCGGCACGGTGGCGCTCTACAAGCTGCGTGCCAACCACTACGACCTCGTCGTGATGGACTATCACATGCCGCTCAAGGACGCGCAGGACACGATGAACGAGCTGAGCAAGGAAGGCGGCAAGAACACCACGCCCAAGATCCTCATCAGCGCCGAAGATCGCTCGGCCGATGCTGCAACGCTTGGGTTCGAAGCATTCTATCCCAAGCCGATCACCCCGGACCTTGCCGAGGCCATCATCAAGACCCACGTTCGCTAA
- a CDS encoding PaaI family thioesterase: MGRSRDVQGMPERYHNAESVMSTEYIGPFADLLGMEFLEQGEGSNVSRLPVTDKLLSRNRVLHGGAVFSIADTSMGLAYGTVSPEGQIGVTNEIKICYFAPVPKDAQALYTFSKVLHRGRRGGTVECELKTAAGKLVGKAIGSFTLIDDPIRGAGGGQKFSLKDGMTKGS, translated from the coding sequence GTGGGAAGAAGCAGGGACGTGCAGGGGATGCCCGAGCGCTATCACAATGCCGAATCGGTGATGAGCACCGAGTATATCGGCCCCTTTGCCGATCTGCTGGGGATGGAATTCCTTGAGCAGGGCGAGGGGAGCAACGTCTCGCGGCTTCCGGTCACCGACAAGCTTCTCTCGCGCAACCGCGTGCTCCACGGCGGCGCGGTCTTCTCGATCGCCGATACCTCCATGGGACTGGCCTACGGCACCGTCTCGCCCGAGGGACAGATCGGCGTCACCAACGAGATCAAGATCTGTTACTTCGCGCCTGTTCCGAAGGACGCGCAGGCGCTCTATACGTTTTCGAAGGTGCTGCATCGCGGGCGGCGCGGCGGAACGGTGGAGTGCGAGCTCAAGACGGCCGCCGGCAAACTCGTGGGCAAGGCGATCGGCAGCTTCACGCTCATCGATGACCCGATCCGGGGCGCGGGCGGTGGGCAGAAATTCAGTTTGAAGGACGGCATGACCAAGGGGTCGTGA
- a CDS encoding tetratricopeptide repeat protein — protein sequence MRALLTSLLLLGLLASTAAAGGSDEWKVYLARHPEPGECHALVKAGFNAAADGENEAALKSLSKAEEDGCGAGDGLVLARMAFLHRMANRPDESLSYYEKALPKLEEQYADNPARVLALYNLGYLHEQQGRTEKALESYRAALGVDPAFHNARTSLRGLLQRTAEQALDSGEPVRAAEFAAQALAVQDEIDAGLTVKETKGRQGVLLIALRAAVATRNGKAAKGYHDRLLTDADAMIAIKVARIWAKAEMAEPAALAYQRAAELDPKDVSALMALGELREGQERWSDAAAAYKEAHERRPKNADILYALGYAHFSGGDYERARQAFKKALQIEPGHTAAKDALDQLGG from the coding sequence ATGCGCGCTCTTTTGACAAGCCTGCTGCTTCTCGGCCTGCTTGCTTCCACGGCAGCGGCCGGTGGGAGTGACGAGTGGAAAGTCTACCTGGCGCGCCACCCCGAGCCGGGCGAGTGCCATGCGCTCGTAAAGGCAGGATTCAATGCCGCTGCCGACGGGGAAAATGAGGCCGCGCTCAAATCCCTGAGCAAGGCCGAAGAAGACGGCTGCGGGGCGGGCGATGGGCTGGTGCTCGCGCGGATGGCCTTTCTCCACCGGATGGCGAATCGGCCCGATGAGTCGCTGAGCTATTACGAGAAAGCCCTCCCCAAACTCGAAGAACAATACGCCGACAACCCCGCGCGGGTGCTGGCGCTCTACAACCTGGGTTACCTGCACGAGCAGCAGGGTCGCACGGAAAAGGCGCTCGAATCCTACCGGGCGGCGCTTGGTGTTGACCCGGCGTTCCACAACGCGCGCACCAGCCTGCGCGGGCTCCTGCAGCGCACGGCCGAGCAGGCCCTCGATTCGGGCGAGCCGGTCAGAGCCGCGGAGTTCGCCGCGCAGGCGCTCGCCGTTCAGGACGAGATCGACGCCGGACTGACCGTCAAGGAGACGAAGGGCCGGCAGGGCGTGTTGCTCATCGCGCTGCGTGCGGCCGTTGCAACGCGCAACGGGAAGGCCGCCAAGGGCTACCACGACCGGCTTCTCACCGACGCCGACGCTATGATCGCCATCAAGGTTGCGCGCATCTGGGCGAAGGCGGAGATGGCCGAGCCCGCGGCGCTTGCCTATCAGCGCGCGGCCGAACTCGATCCCAAAGACGTGAGCGCGCTGATGGCGCTGGGTGAGCTGCGCGAGGGGCAGGAGCGCTGGAGTGACGCGGCCGCCGCCTACAAGGAGGCGCACGAGCGCCGCCCGAAAAATGCCGATATTCTCTACGCCCTCGGATACGCCCACTTCTCGGGCGGCGACTACGAGCGCGCCAGGCAGGCCTTCAAGAAGGCGCTGCAGATCGAGCCCGGCCACACCGCCGCAAAAGACGCGCTGGATCAGCTTGGGGGATAG
- a CDS encoding VOC family protein, with amino-acid sequence MSLPTQSLSHIALLTNDLPRALAFYREFVGLHTVYETEHSVMLRVNEAEGLGACGIVLFKPDEGAAPSGGNGAVHHLGFHVAGREEVDECARRGRDAGLKVQGPVQDDYIGYFCLVWDPDGNRLEFSAPEGVNRF; translated from the coding sequence GTGAGCCTGCCGACGCAATCGCTCTCCCATATTGCCCTGCTGACCAACGACCTGCCGCGCGCGCTGGCCTTCTACCGCGAGTTCGTGGGCCTGCACACGGTCTACGAGACAGAGCACTCGGTGATGCTGCGGGTCAATGAAGCCGAAGGACTCGGCGCCTGCGGGATCGTGCTGTTCAAGCCCGACGAGGGCGCCGCGCCGAGCGGGGGCAACGGGGCGGTCCATCACCTTGGATTTCACGTCGCCGGGCGCGAGGAAGTCGACGAGTGCGCCCGAAGGGGCAGGGATGCCGGCCTCAAGGTGCAGGGCCCCGTTCAGGACGACTACATTGGCTACTTCTGCCTGGTATGGGACCCGGATGGAAACCGCCTCGAATTCTCGGCGCCCGAGGGAGTGAACCGATTCTGA
- the tmk gene encoding dTMP kinase translates to MSGHFIVFEGIDGSGKSTQAQLLADALEARGLAVFRTREPTADSPAGKQLREIARHGREGVSLEQEIELYFDDRVWHIEKEVAPALHRGDVVVCDRYWYSTAAYQGALGANTSKLAAQSRARFPDPHVVVYLRVPPEKAFERISQNRAQLEKGYEKLDFLKKVFERYESLVEHSWLVIDGRRGQKEIAADIAAAIFKKLSEKDQDLS, encoded by the coding sequence GTGAGCGGACACTTCATCGTATTCGAGGGAATCGACGGCTCGGGCAAGTCCACCCAGGCGCAGCTTCTGGCAGACGCGCTCGAAGCGCGCGGCCTTGCCGTGTTTCGCACCCGCGAGCCCACCGCCGACTCGCCGGCCGGCAAGCAACTCCGCGAGATCGCACGCCACGGACGCGAGGGCGTGAGCCTGGAGCAGGAAATCGAGCTCTATTTCGACGACCGCGTCTGGCACATCGAGAAAGAGGTGGCCCCCGCCCTTCACCGCGGGGATGTCGTCGTGTGTGATCGCTACTGGTATTCGACTGCTGCCTACCAGGGCGCGCTGGGTGCCAATACCTCGAAGCTGGCCGCGCAGAGCCGGGCGCGCTTTCCCGACCCGCATGTGGTGGTCTACCTGCGCGTGCCGCCGGAAAAAGCCTTCGAGCGCATCAGCCAAAACCGCGCGCAGCTCGAAAAGGGCTACGAGAAACTCGATTTTCTCAAGAAGGTCTTCGAGCGCTACGAATCGCTGGTCGAGCATTCCTGGCTCGTCATCGACGGCCGGCGCGGCCAAAAAGAAATCGCCGCGGACATTGCCGCGGCGATCTTCAAAAAACTCTCTGAAAAAGATCAGGACTTGTCGTAG
- a CDS encoding OmpH family outer membrane protein — protein MRTANRFFPLFLLVLAALSFTAPTMARAAEGSKVAIVDLRRILLESEKGKKANAEMQAEFEKRKKALEKQQEQAMALQKELTEQELLLSAEMRERKSEELRRIAKDVQRRMSDYEEEIKRLDQKLTEKILSEVSDIIEAHAKKNKIDVIFDTTTAKPIYFDPSIDITDMVLKAYDKS, from the coding sequence ATGCGCACCGCCAATCGATTCTTTCCGCTGTTTCTGCTGGTTCTGGCCGCTCTGAGCTTCACGGCCCCCACGATGGCCCGCGCGGCCGAGGGCTCGAAGGTTGCCATTGTGGACCTTCGCCGCATCCTGCTGGAGTCCGAAAAGGGCAAGAAGGCCAATGCCGAGATGCAGGCCGAGTTCGAGAAGCGCAAAAAGGCGCTCGAAAAACAGCAGGAACAGGCCATGGCCCTGCAGAAGGAGCTCACCGAGCAGGAACTGCTGTTGAGTGCCGAGATGCGTGAGCGCAAGTCCGAAGAGCTGCGCCGCATTGCCAAGGACGTCCAGCGCCGCATGTCGGACTATGAAGAAGAGATCAAGCGCCTCGATCAGAAGCTCACCGAGAAGATCCTCTCGGAGGTCTCCGACATCATCGAGGCCCACGCCAAGAAGAACAAGATCGACGTGATCTTCGACACCACGACGGCCAAGCCGATCTACTTCGACCCGAGCATCGACATCACCGACATGGTGCTCAAGGCCTACGACAAGTCCTGA